A genomic stretch from Photobacterium atrarenae includes:
- the fliQ gene encoding flagellar biosynthesis protein FliQ, with amino-acid sequence MNPEAFVEIFQDALYMVLVMVSAIVVPGLLIGLVVAVFQAATSINEQTLSFLPRLIVTLLALMFFGHMMTQMLMDYFYRIIEQIPQLLY; translated from the coding sequence ATGAATCCGGAAGCTTTTGTCGAAATTTTCCAGGACGCCTTGTACATGGTGCTGGTGATGGTCAGTGCGATTGTGGTTCCGGGTCTGCTGATCGGCCTGGTGGTGGCGGTGTTTCAGGCCGCCACCTCAATTAACGAACAGACCCTGAGCTTCCTGCCGCGTTTGATCGTCACCCTGCTGGCGCTGATGTTTTTCGGCCATATGATGACGCAGATGCTGATGGATTATTTTTATCGCATCATTGAACAGATCCCGCAACTGCTCTATTGA
- the fliP gene encoding flagellar type III secretion system pore protein FliP (The bacterial flagellar biogenesis protein FliP forms a type III secretion system (T3SS)-type pore required for flagellar assembly.) has protein sequence MTLLLALPVMAETAANSVTVSEMQNEAGATRLMTTGQGGGIPALSVTVNPDGSEDYSVTLQILALMTALGFLPAVVILMTSFTRIVVVMSILRQAMGLQQTPSNQVIIGIAMFLTFFVMSPVLDQINTTALQPYMNEQMSAQEALTAAQKPLRAFMLKQTRVKDLESFVNMSGSTATDPQDVPMTVLIPAFITSELKTAFQIGFMLFLPFLIIDLVVASVLMAMGMMMLSPMIVSLPFKLMLFVLVDGWNLILSTLAGSFGT, from the coding sequence ATGACGCTGCTGCTGGCGCTGCCGGTGATGGCGGAGACAGCCGCAAACAGCGTGACGGTCAGTGAAATGCAAAATGAAGCCGGGGCAACCCGGCTGATGACCACAGGGCAGGGCGGCGGTATTCCGGCCCTGTCGGTCACGGTGAATCCCGACGGCAGCGAGGATTACTCGGTGACCCTGCAGATCCTGGCGCTGATGACAGCGTTGGGCTTTTTGCCGGCAGTGGTGATCCTGATGACCTCCTTTACCCGGATCGTGGTGGTGATGTCGATTTTGCGTCAGGCGATGGGCCTGCAGCAAACACCGTCGAACCAGGTGATCATCGGGATTGCGATGTTCCTGACTTTCTTTGTCATGTCGCCGGTGCTGGATCAAATCAATACCACCGCGCTGCAACCTTATATGAATGAGCAAATGAGTGCTCAGGAGGCCCTGACTGCGGCGCAGAAACCGCTGCGTGCCTTTATGCTCAAGCAAACCCGGGTGAAGGATCTGGAAAGCTTTGTCAATATGTCGGGCTCGACTGCGACTGATCCGCAGGACGTGCCGATGACGGTGCTGATCCCGGCGTTTATTACCTCGGAGCTCAAGACCGCGTTCCAGATTGGCTTTATGCTGTTTCTGCCGTTCCTGATCATCGATCTGGTGGTGGCTTCGGTGCTGATGGCGATGGGGATGATGATGCTGTCGCCGATGATCGTGTCGTTGCCGTTTAAACTCATGCTGTTTGTGCTGGTCGATGGCTGGAATCTGATCCTGTCGACCCTGGCCGGCAGCTTCGGTACCTGA
- the fliO gene encoding flagellar biosynthetic protein FliO — protein MLKIRSCKRQAIVLAAVASGPASAAPPADMNIATTLAALMLVVVVILFLAWLLKRMKLPGIQGSDSAMRILRQLPVGQRERIVLLQVGEEQMLVGITQQNISLISKLEQPLSVDTGASGGEFASQLTNLLRKHDKK, from the coding sequence ATGCTCAAGATCAGGAGTTGCAAACGGCAGGCGATTGTTCTGGCGGCGGTGGCAAGTGGCCCCGCCAGTGCGGCGCCGCCGGCGGATATGAATATTGCCACCACGCTGGCTGCCCTGATGCTGGTGGTGGTGGTGATATTGTTCCTGGCCTGGCTGCTCAAGCGGATGAAGCTGCCCGGGATCCAGGGAAGTGACAGTGCGATGAGAATTCTCCGTCAGTTGCCGGTCGGGCAGCGGGAGCGGATTGTGCTGTTGCAGGTGGGTGAGGAGCAGATGCTGGTGGGGATCACCCAGCAGAACATTTCGCTGATCAGTAAGCTGGAGCAGCCTTTGTCTGTTGACACGGGGGCCAGCGGTGGTGAGTTTGCCAGTCAATTAACCAACCTGTTAAGAAAGCATGATAAGAAATAG
- the fliN gene encoding flagellar motor switch protein FliN, whose amino-acid sequence MSQDDQQIADDWAAALAEQASDEGVQAAPLEELTDDSTPITDDERRKLDTIMDIPVTISMEVGRTQISIRNLLQLNQGSVVELDRIAGESLDVMVNGTLIAHGEVVVVNDKFGIRLTDVISQTERIKKLR is encoded by the coding sequence ATGTCTCAAGATGATCAACAAATTGCTGACGACTGGGCAGCAGCACTGGCCGAGCAGGCGAGTGACGAAGGGGTACAAGCGGCGCCGCTGGAAGAGCTGACGGATGACAGTACGCCGATCACCGATGACGAGCGTCGCAAGCTCGACACGATTATGGATATTCCGGTGACCATTTCGATGGAAGTCGGCCGTACCCAAATCAGTATCCGCAACCTGCTGCAACTGAACCAGGGCTCGGTGGTCGAGCTGGATCGGATCGCCGGGGAATCCCTGGATGTGATGGTGAACGGCACCCTGATTGCCCACGGCGAAGTGGTGGTCGTGAATGATAAGTTTGGTATCCGTCTGACCGATGTGATCAGCCAGACCGAACGAATTAAAAAGCTGCGCTAG
- the fliM gene encoding flagellar motor switch protein FliM, which translates to MSDLLTQDEIDALLHGVDDVEDEDGGGQPEAGVVQFDFSSQDRIVRGRMPTLELINERFARHMRISLFNMLRKTAEVSINGVQMIKFGEYQNTLYVPTSLNMVRFRPLKGTALITMEARLVFILVENFFGGDGRFHAKIEGREFTPTERRIVQMLLKLVFEDYREAWSPVMGVEFEYLDSEVNPTMANIVSPTEVIVVSSFHIEVDGGGGDFHVVMPYSMVEPIRELLDAGVQSDKMDTDVRWSQALRDEIMDVPVNLRAKLLDVELSLRDLMEMQPGDVIPIDMPEAATVFVEDLPTYRAKMGKSGDNVALKISEKLKRPTMVKTDLAFLENGTIGEALLDAEPHDDE; encoded by the coding sequence GTGAGTGACTTATTAACCCAAGACGAAATCGATGCCCTGCTCCATGGGGTTGATGACGTCGAAGATGAAGATGGTGGTGGGCAACCCGAAGCCGGTGTTGTCCAGTTTGACTTTTCATCGCAAGACCGGATTGTTCGTGGGCGCATGCCCACCCTGGAGTTGATCAACGAGCGTTTCGCCCGTCATATGCGGATCAGTCTATTTAACATGCTGCGCAAAACGGCGGAAGTGTCGATCAACGGTGTTCAGATGATTAAATTCGGCGAATACCAGAACACACTGTATGTCCCGACCAGTTTGAACATGGTGCGTTTTCGCCCGCTTAAAGGCACCGCGCTGATCACCATGGAAGCGCGGTTGGTGTTTATTCTGGTGGAAAACTTTTTTGGCGGCGACGGCCGCTTTCACGCCAAAATTGAGGGGCGGGAGTTTACCCCGACCGAGCGGCGGATTGTGCAGATGCTGCTCAAGCTGGTGTTTGAAGATTATCGCGAAGCCTGGTCCCCGGTGATGGGCGTCGAGTTCGAGTATCTGGACTCGGAAGTGAACCCGACTATGGCCAATATCGTCAGCCCGACTGAGGTGATTGTTGTCAGCTCGTTCCATATTGAAGTCGATGGCGGCGGCGGTGATTTCCATGTCGTGATGCCATACTCCATGGTCGAGCCGATCCGTGAACTGCTCGATGCCGGTGTCCAGAGTGACAAGATGGATACTGACGTGCGCTGGAGCCAGGCGCTGCGGGATGAAATCATGGACGTGCCGGTGAACCTGCGCGCCAAGCTGCTTGATGTCGAGCTCTCCTTGCGGGATCTGATGGAAATGCAGCCGGGCGATGTGATCCCGATTGATATGCCGGAAGCGGCAACGGTGTTTGTTGAAGATCTGCCGACCTACCGGGCGAAGATGGGCAAATCCGGCGATAACGTGGCGCTGAAGATTAGTGAGAAACTCAAGCGGCCGACTATGGTGAAAACCGATCTGGCCTTCCTTGAAAATGGTACGATTGGCGAGGCGCTCCTCGACGCCGAACCACATGACGATGAATAG
- the fliL gene encoding flagellar basal body-associated protein FliL, protein MADGAENGGGKKKLIIIIALVVLLLGGGAGAWFFLMGDDEPEAETADAMPQVEQAMPTGPAYYVILPQPFIFNVTGDKRDRLVQVKVQLMVRGDDNESQANQHIPLIESTLLQAFGAATVEQLRTPTGRADLRQQALASVQDAMVKVSGQKVVERVLFTGFVMQ, encoded by the coding sequence ATGGCAGATGGCGCAGAGAACGGCGGCGGGAAGAAAAAGCTGATCATCATCATCGCACTGGTGGTGTTGCTTCTGGGAGGCGGTGCCGGGGCATGGTTTTTCCTGATGGGCGATGATGAGCCTGAAGCCGAAACCGCCGATGCGATGCCGCAGGTTGAGCAAGCAATGCCGACCGGCCCGGCTTATTACGTGATCCTGCCGCAGCCGTTTATTTTTAATGTGACCGGCGATAAGCGGGATCGCCTGGTCCAGGTCAAAGTTCAGCTGATGGTGCGTGGGGATGACAATGAGTCCCAGGCCAACCAGCATATTCCTTTGATTGAAAGCACCCTGCTTCAGGCGTTCGGGGCGGCAACCGTTGAGCAGCTCCGGACCCCGACCGGCCGGGCGGATCTGCGCCAGCAGGCGCTGGCGTCGGTGCAGGATGCCATGGTCAAGGTGTCCGGTCAGAAGGTCGTCGAGCGCGTATTGTTTACTGGTTTTGTAATGCAATAG
- a CDS encoding flagellar hook-length control protein FliK — translation MFSSRLFSAESTPPAAPMGGSHASLKTATQGQGAETAEEGKFADAFQSVTTSRDSQATDAQKGVDPSAAKLAEAAPSATASDMAGDEKSAQPAKVSGDASVQAEIEPAAGEQGSEEVIALETDGEQLDTMAMGQPAPSSAPRPSDENLSSRQNNGENGLDPSHKRQIMDDGEALLSRLAAAEKQLAGGKSQQADGLAAPEVGKEHARAGKELPLSSAGGMPRAVAMQGHEAVEPSAGSAQGLVQAQAKVTDGQSGQGGEVGRSAALESSGPGHTGSASVVSQALIQKEAVDEKAADEHHLVRPFVTEQTQVDDIQLDDTQLAALAKLSGQGQAAQGALINADSALEQPALGGKSVQVLSPEHAEWLQAVAQKVKSAAGVQSVDGGAKIAPPMPGAPQALAEAVSGSLGTSSMGTGALGSGILSAAATIPQHSAAAMPGLIAATGEGAAVDASHAAMNKVQAEALTAGTLAQGVLPHGAEGSEGRGAEVAQAVTSLNQQQGINASPIRAEAAQAQTPLMLSKEQAGEQLAERVQVMVAKNLKHVDIRLDPPELGRLQIKLSLNQDQASVQFHVGNAQTRELVEQAMPRLRELMNQQGLQLAQSSVQQDSGRQQFAGQSGQQQQTNTGQSGSDQSGGQQGHAGRHAQQTDGESLEMYVSQPTDRVDYYA, via the coding sequence ATGTTTTCATCTCGCTTATTTTCCGCTGAGTCGACGCCTCCTGCAGCCCCTATGGGCGGGAGTCACGCTAGCCTGAAAACGGCAACGCAAGGGCAAGGTGCTGAAACTGCTGAGGAAGGAAAGTTTGCTGATGCATTTCAGAGCGTGACGACTTCCCGTGACAGCCAGGCCACTGACGCGCAGAAAGGCGTGGATCCCAGTGCGGCAAAGCTGGCCGAAGCCGCGCCATCGGCCACTGCATCAGACATGGCGGGTGACGAAAAATCGGCGCAACCGGCAAAAGTATCTGGCGATGCTTCCGTACAGGCTGAAATTGAACCGGCTGCGGGCGAGCAAGGCAGTGAGGAAGTGATTGCGCTGGAAACCGATGGAGAGCAGCTGGATACGATGGCAATGGGCCAGCCTGCGCCTTCATCAGCGCCACGACCAAGTGATGAAAACCTGAGCAGCCGCCAGAATAATGGCGAAAATGGGCTTGATCCCAGCCACAAGCGACAGATAATGGACGACGGTGAAGCTTTGCTGAGCCGCCTCGCTGCTGCTGAAAAACAGTTGGCTGGCGGCAAAAGTCAGCAAGCTGATGGGCTGGCCGCCCCAGAAGTGGGGAAAGAGCACGCACGAGCAGGCAAAGAATTGCCGCTCTCATCGGCTGGCGGGATGCCGCGGGCAGTGGCGATGCAAGGACATGAAGCTGTCGAACCGTCAGCCGGATCAGCGCAAGGGTTGGTTCAGGCTCAGGCTAAAGTGACAGACGGGCAGTCAGGACAGGGCGGTGAGGTTGGGAGAAGCGCAGCACTTGAAAGTTCTGGACCCGGACATACGGGATCGGCCTCTGTGGTCTCGCAAGCCCTGATCCAGAAGGAGGCGGTTGACGAAAAAGCGGCCGATGAGCATCATCTGGTGCGCCCGTTTGTAACAGAGCAGACTCAAGTTGATGACATTCAACTCGATGATACTCAGCTGGCCGCCTTGGCGAAGCTGAGTGGTCAGGGACAGGCGGCGCAGGGAGCCTTAATCAACGCAGATTCGGCGCTGGAGCAGCCTGCGCTTGGCGGTAAGTCTGTCCAGGTGCTGTCGCCTGAGCATGCCGAGTGGTTACAGGCCGTGGCGCAGAAGGTGAAATCAGCCGCCGGCGTACAATCGGTGGATGGTGGGGCTAAAATAGCACCGCCAATGCCGGGAGCGCCGCAGGCGTTAGCTGAAGCGGTTTCAGGCTCTTTGGGTACCAGTTCTATGGGAACTGGCGCTTTGGGATCCGGCATTTTATCGGCGGCAGCGACAATCCCGCAGCATAGCGCGGCAGCGATGCCCGGTCTGATCGCCGCAACCGGTGAAGGGGCGGCCGTCGATGCTAGTCATGCGGCGATGAACAAGGTACAAGCCGAAGCATTGACGGCGGGCACCCTGGCTCAGGGTGTCCTACCGCATGGCGCGGAAGGCAGTGAAGGGCGCGGCGCCGAAGTGGCGCAAGCTGTGACTTCGCTGAATCAGCAGCAAGGGATCAACGCCAGTCCGATCCGAGCGGAAGCGGCGCAGGCACAGACCCCGCTGATGCTCAGTAAAGAGCAAGCCGGTGAGCAACTGGCGGAGCGGGTTCAGGTGATGGTGGCGAAAAACCTCAAGCATGTGGATATTCGTCTGGATCCGCCTGAGCTGGGCCGGTTACAGATTAAACTGTCTCTGAACCAGGATCAGGCCAGCGTCCAGTTCCATGTCGGCAACGCGCAAACCCGCGAGCTGGTGGAACAGGCGATGCCAAGGCTACGCGAGCTGATGAACCAGCAGGGGCTGCAACTGGCACAAAGCAGTGTCCAGCAGGACAGTGGCCGTCAGCAGTTTGCCGGCCAGTCCGGACAGCAGCAACAGACAAATACCGGTCAGTCTGGGAGTGATCAGAGCGGGGGCCAGCAAGGGCATGCCGGTCGCCACGCCCAGCAGACTGACGGTGAATCATTAGAAATGTACGTGAGTCAGCCGACTGACCGCGTTGATTATTACGCATAA
- the fliJ gene encoding flagellar export protein FliJ translates to MADTALTLILEKAKEDEHQASLALNQARLELESYHQQLQQIEQYRFDYSKQMTARGQSGLSASSFGHLQKFLNQLDETLVKQKAAGEQFEQQVEQCSAHWHEMRKKRRSVEWLLEKKQTEQQRLRDKQEQKLMDEFSTLQFARKLSR, encoded by the coding sequence ATGGCAGACACGGCACTGACGTTAATCCTGGAAAAAGCGAAAGAGGATGAGCACCAGGCATCGCTGGCACTTAATCAGGCGCGCCTGGAGCTGGAAAGCTACCATCAGCAGCTGCAACAAATTGAGCAGTACCGTTTCGATTACAGCAAACAGATGACAGCCCGGGGACAGAGCGGACTGAGTGCCAGCAGCTTCGGCCATCTGCAGAAGTTTCTCAACCAGCTCGATGAAACGCTGGTCAAGCAGAAAGCCGCCGGGGAACAGTTTGAACAACAAGTCGAGCAGTGTAGCGCGCACTGGCATGAGATGCGCAAAAAACGGCGCTCGGTGGAATGGCTGCTGGAAAAGAAACAGACCGAGCAGCAGCGGTTGCGTGACAAGCAGGAGCAGAAGCTCATGGATGAATTTTCGACCTTGCAATTTGCCCGAAAGCTCTCCCGCTAG
- the fliI gene encoding flagellar protein export ATPase FliI, whose translation MTATLAERLGRYKTENLASRPVASGRLVRVVGLTLEAVGCRAPVGSLCRVETLNGDIEAEVVGFSGETLFLMPSEQLNGIMPGAKVTPVLQNSGLPVGPELLGRVIDGVGNPLDGLGEIYTADRAAFNAEPINPLSRKPIKEPLDVGLKAINGLLTVGKGQRIGLFAGSGVGKSVTLGMMTRGTTAQVVVVGLIGERGREVKEFIDEILGEEGRQRSVVVAAPADASPLMRLKGCQTALTIAEYFRDQGLDVLLLMDSLTRFAQAQREIALSVGEPPATKGYPPSVFAKLPALVERAGNGGEHQGSITAFFTVLTEGDDLQDPIADASRAILDGHIVLSREMADAGHYPAIDVERSVSRVMPAIVSEEHMLMAKAVRQILSICRKNQDLVSIGAYKPGTDQSIDQAFSYKPKLDAYLQQSMKESVPYEMCVNMLRSTLGG comes from the coding sequence ATGACGGCAACCTTGGCTGAACGTCTGGGCCGATACAAAACCGAGAACCTGGCCAGCCGTCCGGTTGCTTCGGGCCGCCTGGTGCGGGTAGTTGGCTTGACATTGGAAGCTGTTGGCTGCCGCGCCCCGGTTGGTAGCCTGTGCCGGGTGGAAACCCTCAACGGCGATATCGAAGCTGAAGTGGTCGGTTTTTCCGGCGAGACTCTCTTTCTGATGCCCAGTGAACAACTAAACGGGATCATGCCCGGTGCCAAAGTCACGCCTGTATTGCAAAACAGCGGCCTGCCGGTCGGGCCGGAACTACTGGGCCGGGTGATCGACGGGGTTGGTAACCCCCTGGATGGGCTTGGCGAGATTTATACCGCCGATCGCGCGGCGTTTAATGCCGAGCCGATCAACCCGTTATCACGAAAGCCGATTAAAGAGCCGCTGGATGTCGGCCTCAAAGCTATCAATGGTCTGCTGACCGTCGGCAAAGGACAGCGAATTGGCCTGTTTGCCGGCTCCGGGGTTGGTAAATCGGTCACGCTGGGAATGATGACCCGGGGCACGACCGCGCAAGTAGTGGTGGTGGGCCTGATTGGTGAGCGGGGCCGCGAGGTGAAAGAGTTCATCGATGAAATCCTCGGTGAAGAAGGCCGTCAGCGTTCGGTGGTGGTGGCAGCCCCGGCTGATGCTTCACCGCTGATGCGGCTCAAAGGTTGCCAGACTGCGCTGACGATTGCTGAGTATTTTCGCGATCAGGGCTTGGATGTCTTACTGCTGATGGATTCGCTGACCCGCTTTGCCCAGGCGCAGCGTGAGATCGCCCTGTCGGTCGGTGAGCCACCGGCGACCAAGGGCTATCCGCCATCGGTGTTTGCCAAATTGCCGGCGCTGGTCGAGCGGGCCGGAAACGGTGGCGAGCACCAGGGATCGATCACCGCCTTTTTCACCGTGCTGACCGAAGGGGATGATCTGCAGGACCCGATTGCCGATGCGTCACGGGCAATTCTCGATGGCCATATCGTCCTGTCGCGGGAGATGGCCGATGCCGGTCATTATCCGGCGATTGATGTCGAGCGTTCGGTGAGCCGAGTGATGCCGGCGATTGTCAGCGAAGAACATATGCTGATGGCCAAAGCCGTGCGTCAGATCCTGTCGATTTGTCGCAAGAACCAGGATCTGGTGTCGATTGGTGCGTATAAGCCAGGCACGGATCAGAGTATCGATCAGGCCTTCAGTTACAAACCAAAACTCGATGCCTACCTGCAGCAGTCGATGAAAGAGTCGGTGCCTTATGAGATGTGTGTCAACATGCTCCGCTCGACGCTGGGCGGTTGA
- the fliH gene encoding flagellar assembly protein FliH, giving the protein MSIDRRRGFLRVSDHQAQELERWAYPDYADEPQGPNDNALNYDPQWPPEPEEEAEEQGPPPLTAADLEEIRHSAYEEGLAEGREAGHAEGLQAGHEAGLEAGRQEGLEQGLAQGLEQGQAQITEQVTHLTALIEKLATPLQQVDAEVENQMVSLVASLTRELIRIEVQTNPQVILNTIREVVGALPIAGRQTQINLHPDDLAVVKEAYGEENLSERQWSLQAEPSLNRGDLQVVAGNSSVDYLLEDRIRHLLQQFQGTNSQHKAGGQ; this is encoded by the coding sequence ATGAGCATTGATCGCCGCCGGGGTTTTTTACGCGTCTCAGATCACCAGGCCCAGGAGCTTGAGCGCTGGGCGTACCCTGATTATGCCGATGAGCCGCAGGGCCCGAATGATAATGCCCTGAACTACGATCCCCAGTGGCCGCCGGAGCCTGAAGAAGAAGCTGAAGAGCAAGGCCCCCCCCCTCTGACGGCTGCTGATCTGGAAGAGATCCGCCACTCCGCCTATGAAGAGGGGCTAGCGGAAGGGCGCGAAGCCGGCCATGCCGAAGGGCTGCAGGCCGGTCACGAAGCGGGCCTGGAAGCCGGTCGGCAAGAAGGGCTCGAGCAAGGGTTGGCGCAAGGCCTGGAACAGGGGCAGGCACAGATCACCGAACAGGTCACCCATTTGACGGCGTTGATTGAAAAGCTGGCGACCCCGTTGCAGCAGGTCGATGCCGAAGTTGAAAACCAGATGGTCTCACTGGTGGCCAGCCTTACCCGCGAGCTGATACGAATTGAAGTACAGACTAATCCGCAGGTGATTTTAAATACCATCCGTGAAGTGGTGGGAGCGCTGCCGATTGCCGGGCGGCAAACCCAGATCAACCTGCACCCGGACGATCTGGCGGTGGTCAAAGAAGCCTATGGTGAAGAGAACCTCTCCGAGCGGCAATGGAGCCTCCAGGCTGAGCCTTCTCTCAACCGCGGCGATCTCCAGGTTGTTGCTGGTAATTCCAGTGTCGACTACCTGCTCGAGGATCGGATCCGCCACTTACTACAACAATTCCAGGGTACCAATAGCCAGCACAAAGCCGGGGGCCAGTAA
- the fliG gene encoding flagellar motor switch protein FliG, whose amino-acid sequence MANEVATTEEKKFDVSSLTGADKAAILLLSLSEQDAASIIRHLEPKQVQRVGGVMASMADLSQDKVSAVHRHFLEDIQKYTSIGMGSEDFVRNTLVAALGEDKANNLVDQILMGSGSRGLDSLKWMDPRQVASIILNEHPQIQTIVLSYLEPEQSAEILAQFPERTRLDLMMRIANLEEVQPAALHELNDIMEKQFAGQAGAQAAKIGGLKAAAEIMNYLDNNVEGLLMEQIRETDEDMATQIDDLMFVFDNLAEVDDRGIQTLLRDVPQDLLQQALKGADDVLRDKILRNMSKRAAEMLQDDLEAMGPIRVSDVEAAQKEILSIARRLSDAGELMLTGGGADEFL is encoded by the coding sequence ATGGCTAACGAAGTCGCAACAACCGAAGAGAAGAAATTTGATGTCTCGTCCCTGACCGGGGCCGACAAGGCGGCGATCCTCTTGCTGAGTCTCAGCGAGCAGGATGCCGCCAGTATTATTCGCCATCTCGAGCCGAAACAGGTTCAGCGGGTGGGGGGCGTGATGGCCTCCATGGCTGATCTGAGCCAGGATAAAGTTTCTGCGGTCCATCGACATTTTCTCGAAGATATCCAGAAATACACCAGCATCGGGATGGGCAGTGAAGACTTCGTCCGCAATACCCTGGTCGCGGCGCTGGGCGAAGACAAGGCCAACAACCTGGTTGATCAGATCCTGATGGGCAGCGGGTCCCGTGGTCTGGATTCGTTGAAATGGATGGATCCGCGTCAGGTGGCCAGTATTATTCTCAACGAACACCCGCAGATCCAGACCATCGTCTTGTCGTATCTCGAGCCGGAGCAATCGGCTGAGATCTTGGCCCAGTTCCCGGAGCGGACCCGGTTGGATCTGATGATGCGGATCGCCAACCTGGAAGAAGTCCAGCCGGCTGCCTTGCATGAGCTGAATGACATCATGGAGAAACAGTTTGCCGGTCAGGCGGGTGCCCAGGCCGCGAAGATTGGCGGCCTGAAGGCGGCGGCGGAGATCATGAACTACCTCGACAATAATGTCGAAGGCTTGTTGATGGAGCAAATCCGTGAAACCGATGAAGATATGGCGACCCAGATTGACGATCTGATGTTTGTCTTCGATAACCTGGCCGAGGTTGATGATCGCGGGATCCAGACTCTGCTGCGCGATGTACCGCAAGATCTGCTGCAACAGGCCCTCAAAGGTGCCGATGACGTGCTGCGCGACAAGATCCTGCGCAATATGTCTAAGCGTGCTGCTGAAATGCTGCAGGACGATCTCGAAGCGATGGGACCCATTCGGGTCTCCGATGTGGAAGCGGCACAGAAAGAAATTCTGTCGATTGCCCGACGCTTGTCTGATGCCGGTGAACTGATGTTGACCGGAGGCGGCGCGGATGAATTCCTCTAA